Below is a window of Gimesia chilikensis DNA.
CCTGTAACTAATTGCATTGCAGGAATATCACTCTGCAGACTGCGGTCGTCGAAATCAGCCTCATACTTTCGAGTATGAGGCTTTTTTTATAAACTGAGGATTACGAAACGGTTTTTTATTCTATCAAGTACGAGTGATCTGATGTCTGTTGATTTAGCGAACGGGAACCCTCCCTCACGGTTTACCAAGGAATTTGAACAACTGACCGCCACCCTGGCCCAACTGGCCACTGGTGCGGAGGCTGAGTTGAACTGGCCTGCCGAAGCCTGGAACGCTCTGAAAGAGGCTGGAGTTCTGGGCTGGAATGTACCTGTTGAGTTTGGGGGAGCAGATTTTGACTCACTTGAAATGACCTATGGTTATATTCGCCTGGCAGAAGCCTGTCTCACGACAACATTCGTGCTGACCCAGTTTAATGCAGCCTGCCAGCGGATCAACTGGTCCTCGGATACTGAGTTCAAAACCACCGTATTCCAGGAACTGGTCAGCGGAACGAAGTTCGCCACCGTCGGCATTTCACATCTGACGACATCTCGCCAGCATTTAAAGAAGCCGACCGTGAGTGCGCGTTCGGATGAGAACGGCTGGATTCTCGATGGTTTCGTTCCCTGGGTCACCGGGGCCGTCCACGCCGACTACATTGTGACCGGTGGTGTCTGCGAAGATGGAACCCAGATTCTGGCACTCGTCGATACAACGGCGGAAGGCGTAGACCCGCAGTCCCCGATCGAGATGCTCTCGATGACCGGATCCCATACAGGGGCGGTCAAACTGAACCAGGTACAGATTCGCTCAGAACACCTGATTGCAGGTCCTGTGGAACAGGTGATGAAACGCCCTGATGGCCAGGGAGGCGCCGGCTCTCTGACGACCTCTGCCCTCGCACTGGGAGTGGCACGACGGGCGATCGCCCGGCTGCAGGAAGAAGCGGAAAAACGTGCAGATCTGCTCGAGATCTATGAACCCCTGCACGCAGAATGCGCGGGAATTTATCGCGAGATGTTCGAGACCCTGGAAGCAGGAACCTTGAACGGTACCTTTTCTGAGAAAATTCGCGAGCGATCGAATTCGCTGGTGCTGCGGTCTTCACAGGCGCTGCTGGCCGCTGTGAAAGGAGCGGGTTTTGTCAAAGGGCATCCCGCAGAACGGGCGATTCGTGAGGCGATGTTCTTCCTGGTCTGGTCCTGCCCGCAACCGGTCGTACATGCCAATATGCGGGAGCTTGCCTGCGTGCTAGACTGAAGCTGATTACTTTTCGCCGGCCATGGCTTCAGCCAGGTTGATGATGTGATCCCGGACACGCCGCATCGCATTCAGTGTGGATGTGTAAGAGACGTTGATATAGGGATCGACCTTCTCTTCGGAAAGGTAATCCAGGTGCTCTTTGGAGAGCGACTTGACCTTGTTTTTGATCTCATTGCCGGAGTGCACGGTCGAATCCACAATGTCCCGGTTTTCGTGCTGATAAGCCTCAGTCACCTGGTGCAATTGATGTTCGACCATCGCCAGCACTTCAAGCAGGGAATCGTTATGCGATTCGTCGAAGCTTCGGCCCTGCTTTTTCAGTTTAAGCCGGAATTTGGCAATCCGCTGCAGGTAGTCGCTGATCGATTCGTATTCATCCGCCATTCTCAACTGGCAACGACCCTGGGAAATGACTTCCTGGGAGAGATCCATCGCCAGCAGATGCGTGATATAACTGGTGATTTCATCCTGCATCCGATCCAGCTCTTCCTCGTGCTGGAAGAGGACTTCTACTTCCAGTGGATCAGGCGTGTCCTGAGAAAGGATCCGTTTCAGAATCTGTACCATTTCATCACAGAGCCGGCCCATTTTGAGCACTTCGCCCCGCGACTGTTCGATCGCCAGCACCGGAGTTTCCAGAATGCGGATATCCAGGCTGGTCAGGTGGGAAATTTCCTGCGGTTTGTCCCTGACAATCTTGGTGAGCAACGTGGCAATATTGCCCGCGAAGGGGAGGAAAACCAGCGTATTCAGAATATTGAACACCGAATGAGTGGCCGCGATGGCTTTGACGGTTTCCGGAAAGGTCACTTCGCCGTTAACCACGACCTCTTTAGTCACATCGACGTCAATCAACCAGGGAATGAATTTGACATACCAGAAGAAGATTGTGGAAATCCAGAGCACGCCGCCGATATTGAACAGAAAATGGAAGTAAGCAGCACGACGGGCATTCGTTGTGGTACCGATTGAAGCCAGCAGAGCGGTAACCGTAGTCCCAATGTTTTCTCCCAGGACGAGCGCTGCTGCCGTTTCAAAGGGAATCAGACCACTGGATGCCAGGGAGATGGTAATTCCCAGGGTGGCAGAAGAGGACTGCACAAGCACAGTCAGAATGCAGCCCACCAGCATACACTGGAAGACGCCCAGAAACGTATCGGCCTGGAAGTGCAGAAACCACTGGCGGAACTCAGGCATCTCATGAATGAACTTACAAGACTCTTTCATGAGCTGTAAGCCGAAGAAGACCATACCGACCCCCATGATCGCCAGGGCCACGTATCGCAGTCGTTCATTCTTGGAAAACAGATAGACGAACGCTGCGATTCCCAGCATAGGGAGACCGTACTTACCGATCTTCAGCACCAGAATCCAGCCGGTAACGGTTGTGCCGACGTTGGCGCCCATGATTACACCAATTGCCTGTGTCAGTGACATCAGGCCGCCATTGACGAACCCGACAGTCATCACGGTTGTCACAGAACTGGACTGAACGAGAACCGTGACCAGGAAGCCCACAACTGTTGCCAGCAGCCGGTTGTTAGTGACGGCACCAATCAGCCGTTTCAAACTGGCTCCTGCAATAGATTGAAGACCCTGGGACATGTACTTCATTCCCAGGAGGAAAATTCCCAGACCGCCAATGAGGGTGGTCGTCATTTCAAACATGTTGTTTCTGGACCCTGTGGTTGATGTCTCACTCCCTTTTTTTCTGTAAAACGGGAGTGTTTAATCGTGTTCGTATGTCTTGATGTATGTGAAACTATCGTTAAGATTTCGCATAGTTATTATGTAGATCAGTTGAGAATACAAGGGAGTGGGCAGCCTGTCTTGGCAGAGACTGCCAAAATATTGCCCCTGATCCTTGTAGGATTGCTTCAGGCGCGGTAAATCAGTTCTAAGGCGGTTTTAGAACGATTTCCGCACTATTTTTCGCTGGTGGACATGTTTAAATGTCTACCTGGCGCAATAAGCCCCCGTAGCTCAATTGGATAGAGTGCTGGCTTCCGAAGCCAGAGGTTGCTGGTTCGAGCCCAGCCGGGGGTACTCTGCTTCTGTCCCGCTGCTTACGGGGCTGATTGAGGTAGGGCCAGATCTGCCCTGCACCTTCTCTCACGACATCCCTTTCTGAATCTTCCCGAGCGATTAACGTTCATCGTTGTGTTACGTGGAATCTTCGTCGCTGGTGTGCTCGTCATCTGATGTTTTCAAGGTGATCTCTATAGCGACTCCCATCACCAGTCCGGCGATTACACCACTCCAGAGATTCGATACCGTCTGCCACATTTGGGCATCGATCGGGCCACTTTTGATTGGGGGATCGATAAATATTCCAAAGAG
It encodes the following:
- a CDS encoding acyl-CoA dehydrogenase family protein; protein product: MSVDLANGNPPSRFTKEFEQLTATLAQLATGAEAELNWPAEAWNALKEAGVLGWNVPVEFGGADFDSLEMTYGYIRLAEACLTTTFVLTQFNAACQRINWSSDTEFKTTVFQELVSGTKFATVGISHLTTSRQHLKKPTVSARSDENGWILDGFVPWVTGAVHADYIVTGGVCEDGTQILALVDTTAEGVDPQSPIEMLSMTGSHTGAVKLNQVQIRSEHLIAGPVEQVMKRPDGQGGAGSLTTSALALGVARRAIARLQEEAEKRADLLEIYEPLHAECAGIYREMFETLEAGTLNGTFSEKIRERSNSLVLRSSQALLAAVKGAGFVKGHPAERAIREAMFFLVWSCPQPVVHANMRELACVLD
- a CDS encoding Na/Pi cotransporter family protein, whose translation is MFEMTTTLIGGLGIFLLGMKYMSQGLQSIAGASLKRLIGAVTNNRLLATVVGFLVTVLVQSSSVTTVMTVGFVNGGLMSLTQAIGVIMGANVGTTVTGWILVLKIGKYGLPMLGIAAFVYLFSKNERLRYVALAIMGVGMVFFGLQLMKESCKFIHEMPEFRQWFLHFQADTFLGVFQCMLVGCILTVLVQSSSATLGITISLASSGLIPFETAAALVLGENIGTTVTALLASIGTTTNARRAAYFHFLFNIGGVLWISTIFFWYVKFIPWLIDVDVTKEVVVNGEVTFPETVKAIAATHSVFNILNTLVFLPFAGNIATLLTKIVRDKPQEISHLTSLDIRILETPVLAIEQSRGEVLKMGRLCDEMVQILKRILSQDTPDPLEVEVLFQHEEELDRMQDEITSYITHLLAMDLSQEVISQGRCQLRMADEYESISDYLQRIAKFRLKLKKQGRSFDESHNDSLLEVLAMVEHQLHQVTEAYQHENRDIVDSTVHSGNEIKNKVKSLSKEHLDYLSEEKVDPYINVSYTSTLNAMRRVRDHIINLAEAMAGEK